From Carya illinoinensis cultivar Pawnee chromosome 5, C.illinoinensisPawnee_v1, whole genome shotgun sequence, one genomic window encodes:
- the LOC122310861 gene encoding probable serine/threonine-protein kinase PBL3 has translation MGNCLDSSAKVDTAISGSGVSKNYSKNSRSSAPSSLTIPSFSENSNASSLPTPRPEGEILYSSNVKPFSFNELKNATRNFRPDSLLGEGGFGYVFKGWIDEHTLSASKPGSGMVVAVKKLKCEGFQGHKEWLTEVNYLGQLHHPNLVKLIGYCLEGENRLLVYEFMPKGSLENHLFRRGPQPLSWAIRMKVAIGAAKGLCFLHEAKSQVIYRDFKASNILLDAEFNAKVSDFGLAKAGPTGDRTHVSTQVMGTQGYAAPEYVATGRLTVKSDVYSFGVVLLELLTGRRAVDKTKAGVEQNLVDWAKPYLGDKRKLFRIMDTKLEGQYPQKGAYTAATLALQCLSVDAKVRPRMAEVLSTLEHLEGPKTPGRLSHSEQQRDAPIRKSPMQQHCSPRNLTPSASPLPSHRQLPRVR, from the exons ATGGGCAACTGCTTAGATTCTTCAGCTAAAGTGGATACAGCCATTTCTG GATCGGGAGTCTCAAAAAATTACAGCAAAAACAGTCGTTCATCAGCTCCTTCCAGCTTGACCATTCCATCTTTCAGTGAAAACAGCAATGCTTCAAGTCTTCCTACTCCTAGGCCTGAAGGTGAAATATTATACTCTTCAAATGTGAAACCCTTCTCGTTCAATGAGCTAAAGAATGCCACCAGAAATTTCCGCCCCGATAGCCTTCTTGGTGAGGGTggatttggttatgtttttaaaGGCTGGATTGATGAACACACGCTTTCAGCCTCAAAGCCTGGATCTGGAATGGTTGTTGCTGTCAAAAAGCTTAAATGTGAGGGTTTCCAAGGCCACAAGGAGTGGTTG ACTGAAGTTAATTATCTTGGTCAACTTCATCATCCAAATTTGGTTAAGCTAATTGGGTACTGCCTGGAGGGCGAGAATCGGCTTTTGGTCTATGAGTTCATGCCTAAAGGGAGCTTAGAGAATCATCTGTTTAGAA GAGGGCCACAACCACTTTCTTGGGCAATAAGGATGAAAGTGGCAATAGGTGCTGCTAAAGGGCTCTGTTTTCTTCATGAGGCCAAGTCACAAGTCATCTATCGTGATTTCAAGGCTTCGAATATCCTCTTAGATGCG GAATTCAATGCCAaggtttctgattttggtttGGCTAAGGCGGGCCCAACTGGTGATAGGACTCATGTCTCTACTCAAGTGATGGGTACTCAGGGCTATGCTGCACCTGAATATGTTGCTACAG GTCGGCTGACTGTAAAAAGTGATGTCTACAGCTTTGGGGTTGTGTTGCTGGAACTGTTGACAGGACGACGTGCTGTTGACAAGACCAAGGCTGGTGTTGAGCAGAATTTAGTAGACTGGGCAAAACCATATTTGGGTGACAAGCGAAAATTGTTCCGCATTATGGACACCAAGTTAGAAGGCCAGTACCCCCAGAAAGGAGCCTATACGGCTGCCACCCTCGCTTTACAGTGCTTAAGCGTTGATGCAAAAGTAAGGCCTCGAATGGCTGAGGTATTATCAACACTGGAACATCTTGAAGGCCCCAAAACTCCAGGTAGACTCTCCCACTCAGAGCAGCAGAGAGATGCGCCCATCCGAAAATCTCCGATGCAACAACATTGTTCTCCTCGAAATCTAACGCCTAGTGCATCTCCATTGCCATCCCACCGGCAACTTCCTCGAGTACGCTAA